A DNA window from Microcystis aeruginosa NIES-843 contains the following coding sequences:
- a CDS encoding metal-dependent hydrolase family protein: MTGTNSTSPNYVIVTDQYWDGLADNPLGATEIRVENGNITAIATTVDHSNAEIIELKGHTVTPGFIDCHVHITFCEGDPTIPENPYMVTVPLMTLYSLNPLKILLMNGFTTVREVGCPDPEFITVDLKKAIAKGWIIGPDLLVAPHLISAQGGHGDFTSLVAFQFRPEKFEVADGTAEIIRIVREEIRSGADWIKFCATGGFSSPTDDPSQTTYSQEEMNILVSTAKDFGISACPHAYGGEGVQRAVNAGVRSIEHGNLASSETLQLMEQKGVYLVPTQYTVLEKARNANNPEYWQNRSPWQHAKYQKYASQLIACADNLAKSNVKIAFGTDAGTFPHIDNWKEFPAMVQNGITPLRALKAATTVAAELLMQPNIGALAVGKFADIIAMPGNPFEDINVTGKVDFVMKRGVIYKQPSGGQV; the protein is encoded by the coding sequence ATGACTGGTACTAATTCCACTAGCCCAAATTATGTAATCGTCACCGATCAATATTGGGATGGTTTGGCTGATAATCCCCTTGGTGCCACGGAAATTCGCGTCGAAAATGGGAATATCACTGCGATCGCTACAACAGTTGATCACAGCAACGCTGAAATTATTGAACTAAAAGGACACACCGTTACCCCTGGTTTCATTGATTGTCATGTTCATATCACCTTCTGTGAAGGGGATCCTACAATTCCAGAAAATCCTTATATGGTGACAGTGCCATTAATGACCCTTTATAGCTTAAATCCCCTGAAAATACTGTTAATGAACGGTTTTACTACTGTACGGGAAGTGGGTTGTCCCGATCCAGAATTTATTACCGTCGATCTCAAAAAAGCGATCGCCAAGGGCTGGATTATTGGACCAGATCTATTGGTAGCACCTCACCTGATTTCAGCCCAAGGAGGACATGGTGATTTTACCTCTTTAGTTGCTTTTCAGTTCAGACCAGAAAAATTTGAAGTAGCAGACGGAACAGCAGAAATTATCCGCATAGTACGGGAAGAAATTCGCTCAGGAGCAGATTGGATTAAATTCTGTGCTACAGGGGGTTTTAGCTCTCCTACGGATGATCCGAGTCAAACCACCTATTCCCAAGAGGAGATGAATATTCTGGTTAGTACCGCCAAAGATTTCGGTATTTCTGCTTGTCCTCACGCTTATGGAGGGGAAGGGGTTCAACGTGCTGTTAATGCGGGGGTACGTTCCATTGAACATGGTAATCTTGCCAGTTCCGAGACTTTGCAATTGATGGAGCAGAAGGGAGTTTATCTGGTACCAACTCAATACACTGTTTTAGAAAAAGCTCGCAATGCCAATAATCCTGAATATTGGCAAAATCGTTCTCCTTGGCAACACGCTAAATATCAAAAATATGCCTCTCAACTGATTGCTTGTGCTGATAATTTAGCTAAAAGTAACGTTAAGATTGCTTTTGGTACTGATGCGGGAACTTTTCCTCATATAGATAACTGGAAAGAGTTTCCAGCGATGGTTCAAAATGGTATTACTCCTTTACGCGCTTTAAAAGCAGCAACTACTGTAGCGGCTGAATTATTAATGCAGCCGAATATTGGTGCGTTAGCGGTGGGGAAATTTGCTGATATTATCGCTATGCCGGGTAATCCTTTTGAGGATATTAATGTTACTGGTAAAGTTGATTTTGTGATGAAACGGGGAGTCATCTATAAACAACCATCGGGAGGACAAGTATAA
- a CDS encoding lipase family protein encodes MPTYDQQQTLFCLSMFANISNSEKVISDLANPTVQGKIGQWTILWGPVIYYHDPKNQNWDNIMYVAKGENAETNNPQYVVAIAATNPQSVFDWLQEDAATHNMVSWSTQFAERGKISEGTNTGITILQNLKDSSNRSLLEFLTQEIPSQSDQPIEIITTGHSLGGALSPVMALWLYENQATWNPTGKQITVNTQFSAGATPGDKTFSDYYGNTEPGLNQSSRLWNSLDIVPHAWNIEQLQQIPTLYQSCNIPKSSRIALLVNSQIQKVKNCNYLALNPSTFAMKGECGVFPQPQTTPLKQFLQEAYFQHIQAYFNLLEIDWPLTENVADSLTLTEQDLDDIATKLS; translated from the coding sequence ATGCCTACTTACGATCAACAACAAACGCTTTTCTGTCTTTCCATGTTCGCTAATATCAGTAATAGCGAGAAAGTTATTTCCGATTTAGCCAATCCTACGGTGCAAGGAAAAATTGGTCAATGGACAATTCTTTGGGGTCCTGTTATTTATTATCATGATCCTAAAAATCAGAACTGGGATAATATTATGTATGTGGCAAAGGGAGAAAATGCCGAAACCAATAACCCTCAATATGTAGTTGCGATCGCCGCTACGAATCCCCAATCAGTTTTTGATTGGTTACAGGAGGATGCTGCTACCCATAACATGGTTTCCTGGTCAACGCAATTCGCCGAACGCGGAAAAATTTCCGAAGGAACAAACACCGGAATTACTATTCTGCAAAACCTGAAAGATTCCTCTAACCGCTCCCTGTTAGAATTTTTGACCCAGGAAATTCCCAGCCAATCTGACCAACCTATTGAAATCATTACCACCGGCCATAGTTTAGGTGGTGCATTATCTCCAGTAATGGCATTATGGCTGTACGAAAATCAAGCAACTTGGAACCCTACCGGTAAACAAATCACCGTCAATACCCAATTTTCTGCCGGAGCAACTCCAGGGGATAAAACCTTTTCTGATTACTACGGAAATACGGAGCCAGGTCTCAATCAAAGCAGCCGACTATGGAATAGTTTGGATATTGTTCCCCATGCTTGGAATATTGAGCAATTACAGCAGATTCCTACCCTGTATCAATCTTGTAATATTCCTAAATCTTCGAGAATTGCACTATTAGTTAATAGTCAAATTCAGAAAGTGAAAAACTGCAATTATCTCGCCTTAAATCCCAGCACTTTTGCCATGAAAGGTGAATGTGGCGTTTTTCCTCAACCGCAAACAACTCCCCTGAAGCAATTTCTGCAAGAAGCCTATTTTCAGCACATTCAAGCTTATTTCAATCTTCTGGAAATTGACTGGCCGCTGACGGAAAATGTGGCTGATTCTCTCACGCTAACAGAGCAAGATTTAGATGATATTGCCACTAAGTTAAGCTAA
- a CDS encoding DUF4276 family protein yields the protein MNYDIVFLLEESSIKNVLEELLPKLIPPEISYKCISHQGKQDLAKSIPRKLKAFKNSSPNTKFIIVHDQDSHDCQKLKKDLGEICQNASDAQVLIRIICHELESWFLGDLAAVAKAYNLNSLGQKQNKSKYREPDQLNSAKQELTKLVKEYYAGTHSKQIAPHLFLTENKSL from the coding sequence ATGAACTATGATATCGTATTTTTGCTAGAAGAGTCATCTATAAAAAATGTGTTAGAAGAACTTTTGCCTAAGCTTATTCCCCCAGAAATCAGCTATAAATGTATTAGTCATCAAGGTAAACAAGACCTAGCCAAATCTATTCCTAGAAAACTCAAAGCTTTCAAGAACTCTAGTCCCAATACCAAATTTATTATTGTTCACGATCAGGATTCCCACGACTGTCAAAAACTCAAAAAAGACCTAGGGGAAATTTGTCAAAATGCCAGTGATGCTCAAGTCTTAATTCGGATTATTTGTCATGAATTAGAATCTTGGTTTCTGGGAGATTTAGCAGCGGTGGCCAAGGCGTATAATTTAAATAGTCTCGGCCAAAAACAAAATAAAAGTAAATACAGAGAACCAGACCAGCTTAACTCGGCTAAACAAGAATTAACAAAGCTAGTGAAAGAGTATTATGCAGGAACCCACTCTAAACAGATTGCCCCCCATCTTTTCCTAACTGAAAATAAATCCCTTTGA
- a CDS encoding DUF1906 domain-containing protein codes for MTQLPGIIQSAPNQSLGFDADSVITKATAQKFASQGYKFCLRYLSLGAGEAPGDLTYEEALSILQGGLALMPVQHVSSPGWVPSAQLGTTYGDNAANNAISVGFPRKVNVWLDLEGISSEVSAEAVIQYCTSWYNAVAGAGYLPGLYVGANSILNSQQLYDLPFQHYWQSESTVPPVAVRSYQMVQSYVGEPVNGIGIDQDITYIDKEGGVPQWLILT; via the coding sequence ATGACTCAATTACCCGGAATTATTCAAAGTGCGCCCAATCAATCTTTGGGGTTTGATGCTGATTCTGTAATTACCAAAGCTACCGCCCAAAAATTTGCCAGTCAGGGTTATAAATTTTGTCTCCGTTATCTTTCCTTGGGTGCAGGAGAAGCACCGGGGGATTTAACCTACGAAGAAGCTCTTAGCATTTTACAAGGAGGACTGGCGTTAATGCCTGTGCAGCACGTTTCTTCCCCTGGTTGGGTTCCTTCCGCCCAATTGGGAACAACCTACGGCGATAATGCGGCAAATAATGCAATTTCAGTGGGTTTTCCCAGGAAAGTAAATGTTTGGTTAGATCTGGAAGGAATTAGTTCTGAAGTTTCAGCCGAAGCGGTAATTCAATACTGCACAAGTTGGTATAATGCTGTCGCAGGCGCGGGTTATTTACCCGGGTTATATGTGGGGGCTAATTCGATTTTGAATAGTCAGCAACTCTATGATTTGCCTTTTCAACATTATTGGCAATCAGAAAGTACCGTTCCCCCGGTGGCGGTTCGTAGTTATCAAATGGTACAGTCTTACGTTGGTGAACCAGTTAATGGCATTGGCATTGACCAAGATATTACCTACATTGATAAGGAAGGCGGTGTGCCTCAATGGTTAATTTTAACCTAA
- a CDS encoding AAA family ATPase: MKIVSIKIKNYRMFKNIHIRDIPPFCVIIGANGTGKSTLFDIFGFLRDALKNNIRQALQIRGGYREIITRGQEQEDIEIELQFPMKILDTERLVTYQIIIGQNNNRPVIKREILRYKRGEHGKPFHFLDFQLGQGYAITNEEDFSKPDKELDREEQQLESNDILAIKGLGQFQRFKAATAFRSLIENWHVSDFHISEARGSKEISYAEHLSPTGDNIATVAQYIYQQYPKIFQQILEKMKQRVPGISSVEAKETEDGRLILRFQDQAFKDPFIDRYVSDGTMKMFAYLILLFDPNPHPLLCVEEPENQLYPTLLKELAEEFAHYSDQGGQVFVSSHSPDFINAVPLASIFWLIKSQGITQIHRATDSEILKNLVAAGDLPGYLWNQGWFKGVEP; encoded by the coding sequence ATGAAAATTGTTTCTATTAAAATAAAAAACTATCGTATGTTTAAAAACATACACATAAGAGATATTCCTCCTTTTTGTGTGATTATTGGAGCTAACGGCACGGGAAAATCTACTCTATTTGATATTTTTGGGTTTCTGCGAGATGCCCTTAAAAACAACATTCGCCAAGCTTTACAAATTCGCGGCGGTTATAGAGAAATTATCACTAGAGGTCAAGAACAGGAAGATATTGAAATCGAGCTGCAATTTCCCATGAAAATCTTAGATACAGAACGTCTGGTTACTTATCAAATCATAATTGGACAAAACAATAATCGCCCCGTTATCAAACGCGAAATACTTCGCTATAAACGGGGTGAACACGGTAAACCTTTTCATTTTTTAGATTTTCAACTTGGTCAAGGATATGCTATCACCAACGAAGAAGATTTTAGTAAACCGGATAAAGAACTCGATCGAGAAGAACAACAGCTAGAATCTAACGATATACTAGCAATCAAAGGATTAGGACAATTTCAACGTTTTAAAGCCGCTACAGCCTTTCGTTCTCTGATTGAAAATTGGCACGTTTCTGACTTTCATATTAGCGAAGCTAGAGGAAGTAAAGAAATATCTTATGCTGAACACTTATCCCCCACTGGCGACAATATAGCTACAGTTGCTCAATATATTTATCAACAATATCCCAAAATTTTTCAGCAAATTCTCGAAAAAATGAAACAACGAGTTCCGGGTATTTCCTCTGTGGAAGCCAAAGAAACCGAAGACGGTCGCTTGATTTTACGTTTTCAAGATCAGGCCTTTAAAGACCCTTTTATTGATCGCTATGTTTCTGACGGGACTATGAAAATGTTCGCTTATTTAATATTACTATTCGATCCCAATCCTCATCCCCTACTCTGTGTCGAAGAACCAGAAAACCAACTTTATCCTACTTTATTAAAAGAACTAGCCGAAGAATTCGCCCACTATAGCGATCAGGGGGGTCAGGTATTTGTTTCTAGCCACTCCCCCGATTTTATCAATGCGGTTCCACTAGCTAGTATTTTCTGGCTAATTAAATCCCAAGGTATCACCCAAATCCATAGGGCTACCGATAGCGAAATCCTCAAAAACTTAGTAGCGGCAGGCGATTTACCCGGCTATCTTTGGAATCAAGGCTGGTTTAAAGGAGTAGAACCCTAA
- a CDS encoding CobW family GTP-binding protein, with amino-acid sequence MVLSSNLWKTPVTLLTGFLGAGKTTLLNSILKGKSDRRFGILVNDFGSLNIDQMLIKNRDDDLITLEGGCVCCSLQNNLVNSLPKILSLRPDQILIEASGIANPYTLLQTLKRPVLSRIIRLESIITLVDATYLPQICEPSGKINYQDLLIDQISAADIVVLNKIDLIDEKAQINASQIIQKIAPWVRLLKGSYGDVSLDLLLGFRDSFPVRSVSSQLKSNHSDNFHTWSYESVRPFQLLTLGKILGKLPVTVWRAKGILSTVEHPNRGVILQQVGPRITLEIGEEWGNNPPFTQLVLISTEAMNTKILQQQLDSCLRVEDFEVNSKTQTKDNFILSNEM; translated from the coding sequence ATGGTTTTGTCATCAAATCTCTGGAAGACACCAGTAACACTGCTGACGGGTTTTTTAGGTGCGGGTAAAACTACTTTACTTAACTCCATTCTTAAGGGTAAAAGTGATCGCCGTTTCGGCATACTGGTCAATGATTTTGGTAGTCTTAATATTGATCAGATGTTAATTAAAAATAGAGACGATGATCTAATCACTCTTGAGGGAGGTTGTGTTTGTTGTAGTTTACAAAATAATCTGGTTAATTCCCTTCCCAAAATCCTATCTCTCCGTCCAGATCAGATCTTAATTGAAGCCAGTGGAATTGCTAACCCTTATACCCTGTTACAAACCCTAAAGCGTCCAGTTTTAAGTAGAATAATTCGCTTGGAAAGCATTATTACCCTAGTTGATGCGACCTATCTACCCCAAATTTGTGAACCATCTGGAAAAATTAACTATCAAGATTTGCTAATTGATCAAATTTCGGCTGCTGATATTGTGGTTCTCAATAAAATTGATTTGATTGATGAAAAAGCACAAATTAATGCTAGTCAAATTATCCAAAAAATAGCACCTTGGGTGCGTTTGTTAAAAGGGAGTTATGGGGATGTTTCCCTAGATTTATTATTAGGATTTAGGGACTCATTTCCCGTTCGTTCTGTATCTAGTCAATTAAAATCTAATCACTCTGATAACTTTCATACTTGGAGTTATGAAAGTGTTCGCCCTTTTCAGTTATTAACCCTGGGAAAAATATTAGGGAAATTACCCGTAACTGTATGGCGAGCCAAGGGTATTTTATCTACTGTTGAACATCCCAATAGAGGAGTAATTTTGCAACAAGTGGGGCCGAGAATTACCTTAGAAATAGGCGAAGAATGGGGTAATAATCCACCCTTTACCCAATTGGTATTAATTAGCACGGAGGCAATGAATACAAAAATATTACAGCAGCAATTAGATAGCTGTTTAAGAGTAGAGGATTTTGAGGTAAATTCAAAAACTCAAACCAAAGATAATTTTATTTTAAGTAACGAAATGTAA